TGGCGAGAAAATTTCAAGTTCTGGCCTTGCATATGCCTTTTCGGAGGATTGAAAAAGCTGCAAACTTCCAAGGATATCCTGATTGCTTTTTGCCACTAATATCTTATCGACATCTGGATTATCAATGGAGGCTTGAATATTTTCTAAATACCATTTCCAAATTTCAGGATCTTTATAGGAATGTTCATACTGTTGATAACTCTTTACTAATAAATTCCTTACCTGTTCCTTTTCATCTTCTCTAATCTCATCAATGATGATTTGGTTTGTCACCAAAACATTCACCTTCCTCCCTATGATTGATTGTTAATTCACCTGTTCTTTAAGTGGTGTAAAAAATGATTCACCAGAAATTCGTTGTAAGAACCGCCGGGTACGTTCCTCCTTTGCTGCATGAAAAATTTCCAATGGTGTGCCTTCCTCGACGATTACTCCTTCATCCATGAACAACACCCGATTCGATACTTCTCTTGCAAAACTCATTTCATGGGTGACAACCACCATCGTTATACCTTCTTGTGCAATCGATTTAATAACGGATAGAACATCTCCAACTAACTCAGGATCTAGTGCGGATGTAGGCTCATCGAAAAGAATCACCTCTGGATTTAAAGCTAAGGCTCTAGCAATCCCAACCCTTTGTTGCTGCCCGCCTGAAAGCTGAGAAGGATAGTGATGCAGTTTATCACTTAAGCCCACTTTCTCTAGCACTCTT
This genomic stretch from Neobacillus niacini harbors:
- a CDS encoding amino acid ABC transporter ATP-binding protein; the protein is MIYLQGIKKSFNQLPVLKGINLKIEKGEVVTILGPSGSGKTTLLRCLNFLEKPNAGIVQIGNIIVDSEKATKKEMLAIRKQSAMVFQHYNLFAHKTVVENVMEGLIVAKKVKKKDARQQSERVLEKVGLSDKLHHYPSQLSGGQQQRVGIARALALNPEVILFDEPTSALDPELVGDVLSVIKSIAQEGITMVVVTHEMSFAREVSNRVLFMDEGVIVEEGTPLEIFHAAKEERTRRFLQRISGESFFTPLKEQVN
- a CDS encoding GNAT family N-acetyltransferase; the protein is MTNQIIIDEIREDEKEQVRNLLVKSYQQYEHSYKDPEIWKWYLENIQASIDNPDVDKILVAKSNQDILGSLQLFQSSEKAYARPELEIFSPIIRLLGVHPEARGRGVAQELLKASVAYAKELGATSLYLHSSDKMHKAIRLYEWFGFKRDQTKEFQNQEILVKCFRFDL